In the genome of Mucilaginibacter sp. 14171R-50, the window AACGGTAACTGCCCGTATGGAAGATGCGCTGAAATATGTATTAAAAGACCGCTGGTCGGCAAAATATGGCCTGGTTACCGGCGCAACAACTATTGACTGGGGCGACGTGCAACCCGAAACAGGCTGGGGTGTGGCCATCAACAAAAAAACAAAATGGGCCATTGATATATACGATAATGCCATGTATGTGATTGCCCTGCACGATTTTTTAGCTATAAAGCCAAAGCAATATAAAACCGCTACAGACTGGGCAGCCATAGCCGGCAGGATAAAAACAAATGTGCGCAAACATTTGTGGTCGGCGGCTGGTCAAAAATATATTCCGCACATTTATCTTAACGGCAGCCCGTTCAGCAAGGGTTTTGATGAAAAAAACATTTTATATACCGGCGGATCGATATGCGCTATTATGGCCGGGTTCAACACGCCAGCCGAGGTAAAAGCGATAAACAGGCAAATGCGCGAGGCCGCGGCGAAAGAAAAGTTTGCCACCATAGGCATTACGGTTTACCCACCCTACCCCGAAAAAGAATTTCCGAACATGAAGCCATATCTATACCAAAACGCCGGCGACTGGACCTGGTTTGGCGGCCGCATCACATCGGCGCTGTTACCGTACAATATGGCACCCGAAGCTTATGAAGATCTGAAACCGATGGTAGACCGCGCGATACAGCATAAGGGCTTTTATGAATGGTACGATGTGCAAACCGGTCAGCCAAAAGGCTCCGGTGATTTCAGGGGCGAGGCAGGCGTATTATATGATGCCATCACACAGCTGAAAGATTGGGCCGCAAAGCACAAATAAGTATCAAAAAGCCCATTTTATGATCAGGCTTTTTATAAATGATATCATAAATACCAGCAGCGCTACCCCAATAAATATAAACTTGAAACCGGCCAGCCAGTAGGTACCCCAATAGGATGCTGCATCATTAACATGATGAAAGTTGTGCAACAGCCTAACATTTTCGACAACATCCAGACCGCCCGCCGCTACTACAAGCAGGAAGTTAAACCTCAGCAACTCGTTAAGCGGCAGCCAGTTCTCGCGCTGCATTTGCCAGTTAGACAGGGTGATCAACAGCGTTACGTAGCTTGCAATAAAAAAGAAATCCCAATGCGTATTTTGCCGGGCAATTTCCAGTAAGTTGCTATCGCCATAAAAACAATTGAGCCAATTGCCCATAATAACCAACCCATGCGTTTTGCCCGCGAATTCGAGCGAGAAAACATCGTAACCGCTGGCGCCGATCAGGTAGTTTTGATACCCTGTAACAGCCAGCAGGGCGATAAATATTATCCACAGAATGAGTTTCATACGCTTAAAGATTATACTTTATAAACCAAACCGCTGGTTGGCGGCAAACCATTAATGCAATTAATAAAGGCCCTGCCAGTGTTACGAAATTTCGCCGGCAAAGGGTGCAGTTCATCCGTCCAGCCGTCATCCCCTACGCTCCCGCGCGAATCGATATGAAACACACAATCATAGCCAGCGATATTTTTGAAAAGTTCGCCGGTTTCTATCATCATTTCATTAAAAAGATAGATCATGGCATAAACCACATCGCGCTGTACATTTTCGTCGCTTATGCCCCGCAGATCAAGCGGGGTTTTTAGCCAGCTGCCGTGCCCCAAAAACATGCGCGCAAATGGTTTATACCACCGCCAGGGTTTTATACCAAAGCCGGGCTTTCGGTTGGGTTGTGCATAATCATAACCCTGGGTAATTATTTTAATACCGGGGAATTTTCCCTTCTTAGCATCTCCCGACCCTGAAGTAAGGATGCCGTTAAAGATGTTATAATACTGCAGCTGAAAGAACATTAGCAAGGCGAAAAAATCTTTCGACAGGTAGGCTATCCCGTTTTCAAACCGGTCCATATTAATCGGGGCGCCGCCGGGCTTCATCAGGCGTTGCGCCCACTCGCTATGGCTAAGCTCATTCATTTTACCGGATGGATCTACCATTGCAGCTATGCGGTTGCTGCCCACCAGGTCGTTACCGCCGCCGCTTAAAATAAATACGTCGGGATGCATGGTCGAAAGTTGTTCTACGTATTTCCTGGCGCTAAGCATGTTCAGCAGCCAGTCGCCGCCCGAAGCCAGGCTGTAAACTGCCATATTGCTTTCCATCCCTATCCAGTCTATCACATCACTGAGCAGTATGGGATAATTGAACCACGAATCGCCCTCAACAAGGATAACCTTATTTCCCGGTTTCCCTCGAAACCCGTTTTTTATTTTGGCGATGAATTTGCCATTACGCTGTTGATTTTTAATGGCATCAACTTTAGCCATTAGCGGGGCTAAAGCGGCAATTTTTTTTACCTGTTCATCATTAAGGTCGTAGATACGCTGGATGATGTTTGACAGGTCGCGCTCATCAACTTCCGCCCTCAGGGATATAAAGTTTGGTAACGATATGCGGTTTGCCAGCAGCTCACTGATCAGTTCGTCCTTTTGCGAAGTAGTCATGCGATTAAAGTTTGGTTGTACTAATTTACTCATTAATCAGCCGGAAAAAAGTATAATTTTTTCAAGAAAATTCGGGAATTTTTAGGTGTTTACACGCTTGACGGGTTCATAGCATATGTGCATAATTGCGCTTCAAAACTGTATCATTACCGAACACTCCCGTTTCGTCTCCGAACAGTGTAAGCGATGCGATTTTATTTTAATTTATTAACAATCAGTTATTTACATAACAGGCATGCATTTTAACAGTACTTATCGTATTAAAACCGCTTACCGCCATGATCAAAAATTATCTGCGCAGCGCCTTTCGCAATTTCGGCAGGCATAAATTTATTGCCTTTATCAATATATCGGGCTTAACCATTGGGTTAACCTGTTGCCTGCTAATACTTTGCTACATAATTAATGAGCTGAGCTACGATAAGTTCAATATCAACGTAGCGGATATTTACCGCGTTACCCGCAGCTTTAACAATACCGACGGTGTTGTTAATTTGCACCTGGGCTCGGTGGCCCCGCCCTTCGGCCCGCTATTAAAAAACGAATTCCCTGATATAAAGCAGGTAACCCGGGTTTACCCGAATAGCGGCGTCACCCTACGTTATAAAGACAAGTTATTTAACGAAAAGGAATCGGCTTTCGCCGATGAAAACTTCTTTAACTTTTTCACGGTTAAAACCATTGCAGGCAACCCGAAAACAGCCCTTACGGAGCCTTACAGCGTTATGCTAACCGAAGAACGGGCCCATAAATATTTCGGTAACGAAAACCCGATAAATAAAGAGATAAGGTTTGCCAACCAGTTTAATTTTAAAGTGACCGGCGTTTACAAGGCATTTCCGGCTAACTCGCACCTGCGCCCTAAAATGCTGATGTCGTTTAATACTTTAAATGATACCGCTGTTTACGGCCGAAAGGGGTTGGAAACCAACTGGGGAAATAACTCTTTTTACACTTACCTGCTATTACCCCCCAAATACAATGTAGCCGGCATGACGGCCCGCTTCCCTGCATTCTTAGACAAATACATGCCACACGACGGCACCAACAAACCATCGGAAGGTACAAAGCTGTTTTTGCAGCGGCTGGCTGATATCCACCTATATTCTCATCTGGATAGCGAGATAGATCAGAACGGCGATATTAAGCGTGTCTATATATTTTCGGCCATTGCCTTGTTTATTTTGCTGATAGCCTGCATTAACTACATGAACCTTTCAACCGCCCGTTCGACCTTAAGAGCCAAAGAAATTGGTATTAGAAAAGTAATTGGCGCACAGCAAAAGCAAATAATCAGTCAATTTTTAGGGGAATCGGTCCTGATAACGTATGTATCGCTCACTTTAGCATTCGTTATCACGGCCTTATCCATCCCAGCGATCAACAAGGCATCGGAATTAGGGTTATCCATACATACCATCCTACAGCCTACTATACTGGCGCCGGTGCTTATTGTGCCTTTTGTAATAGGGATACTCAGCGGCATTTATCCCGCTATCTTTATGTCGTCGTTCAACCCGTCAAAAGTGCTTAAAGGGATCATGAAGGTAGGGAACAGCGGCCTGTCGTTCCGTAAAGTACTGGTAATTACCCAATTTTCAATATCTATCGTGCTTATTGTAGCTACTATTGTTGTATTTCAGCAGCTGCAATTTATGCAGGGTAAATCGCTCGGATTAAACAAAGATCATATAGTGACATTAGGAAGTGGTGTACCGGCAGAGCAATTTGAGAGTTTTAAGGCAGATTTGATGCGCTCGCCTCTGATAAGTTCTATCAGCCGTTCGTCGCGCCTTCCCTCCGGCCGCTTACTTGATGATCAGGGCATCTCTGTTTTTGACGGTAACACCCAAAAAAGCACGAATGCCGACGTAAAATATGTGAATACCGACTATGGCTTTATACCTACCTACGGTATCAAGATTGCAGCCGGCCGCAACTTTAGCCGCGACTACCCTACTGACACTACAAACTATATTTTAAATCAGGCAGCGGTAAGTGCGCTTGGCTGGAAAAGCGCTGAAAACGCAATTGGCAAAGACATTAGCTATGGCGGCGTTAAAGGCAAAATTATCGGGGTGGTAAACGATTTCCATTTCGAATCGTTGCACCAGAGCATTGTGCCAATGATTATGCGTATGCCCGCTTTCGCTAATAGCAACTACGGGCGTGTAGCCATTAAAATCGATGGGCGTAACATTAATGCAGCGCTGAGTAACATTGAACAAACATGGAAAAAATACCAGCCGGAAACCCCTTTTGACTATACGTTTCTGGATGAGCGCTTTCAAAAACTGTACACGGCCGAGCAGCAGCAGGGCAAATTGTTTACTATTTTCTCGTGTATAGCCATATTTATCGCTTGCCTGGGGTTATTTGGCTTATCTGCCTTTACCATTTCGCAGCGGGTTAAAGAGATAGGTGTGCGTAAAGTATTAGGCGCCAGCATACAGCAAATTGTTGTGGAGCTTTCTAAAGATTTTTTAAAGCTTGTTATTATTGCTTCAGTTATCGCGCTCCCTGTAGCCTGGTACGCTATGAACAGGTGGCTGCTCGATTTTGCGTTCCGTATTCACATACAGTGGTGGGTGCTTGCCATTGCCGGTATTACAGCTACGCTTATTGCCTTAGTCACAATAGGCTATCAAGCTATAAAAGCAGCGCTTGCCAACCCAACCAAAAGTTTACGAAGCGAATGATGGTCATTAAAGCACCGGTATGATTGGGGCTACTTACCGATACAGAATTTACTAAATATATTCTCCAATAAATCGTCCGTTGTAACAGCGCCCGTTATTTCACCGAGATAGTGCAGGGCTTGTTTGATGTCCATCGACAGGAAGTCGGAGGTAACGTTATCTATACCGTTAAGTACCCGCAATAAGGCTTCTTCGGTTTTTTGCAGGGCTTCCAGGTGTCGTATGTTGGTTACCAGTGTTTCGTGGCCCGTCAATTGTTCTTTTACCGCGGCATTGTATATCTTATGCTTCAACTCATCAATGTGCTGCTTTTCTTTGGCAGATATGATAATGGCCTTATCAGTATGCGGCAGGGCCGATATTTGTTCGGCGTTGAGCAGGTCGGCTTTGTTGGCTACTATCAGCATGGTAATGCCGGGCTTTTGCAGGCTTTCTATATCGGCGTTCAGGTCGGCAAGGCTTATCTCCCCGGCATCGTAAACATATATCAGCAAAGCACTCTGACGTATCTTTTCCATCGTACGCTGCACCCCTATCTGCTCGATGGCATCGGTGGCCTCGCGGATACCGGCGGTATCTATCAGGCGGAAGTTTATGCCTTTTATATTTAAAAGCTCTTCGATAGTATCGCGCGTGGTGCCCGGGATATGGCTTACTATGGCACGTTCCTCGTTCAGCAAAGCATTTAACAAGGTTGATTTCCCAGCGTTAGGCCGGCCGGCTATAACCGTGTTTACGCCGTTCTTTATCGCGTTACCCAATTCGAACGATTGTATCAAACTGCCAATAA includes:
- a CDS encoding ABC transporter permease; translation: MIKNYLRSAFRNFGRHKFIAFINISGLTIGLTCCLLILCYIINELSYDKFNINVADIYRVTRSFNNTDGVVNLHLGSVAPPFGPLLKNEFPDIKQVTRVYPNSGVTLRYKDKLFNEKESAFADENFFNFFTVKTIAGNPKTALTEPYSVMLTEERAHKYFGNENPINKEIRFANQFNFKVTGVYKAFPANSHLRPKMLMSFNTLNDTAVYGRKGLETNWGNNSFYTYLLLPPKYNVAGMTARFPAFLDKYMPHDGTNKPSEGTKLFLQRLADIHLYSHLDSEIDQNGDIKRVYIFSAIALFILLIACINYMNLSTARSTLRAKEIGIRKVIGAQQKQIISQFLGESVLITYVSLTLAFVITALSIPAINKASELGLSIHTILQPTILAPVLIVPFVIGILSGIYPAIFMSSFNPSKVLKGIMKVGNSGLSFRKVLVITQFSISIVLIVATIVVFQQLQFMQGKSLGLNKDHIVTLGSGVPAEQFESFKADLMRSPLISSISRSSRLPSGRLLDDQGISVFDGNTQKSTNADVKYVNTDYGFIPTYGIKIAAGRNFSRDYPTDTTNYILNQAAVSALGWKSAENAIGKDISYGGVKGKIIGVVNDFHFESLHQSIVPMIMRMPAFANSNYGRVAIKIDGRNINAALSNIEQTWKKYQPETPFDYTFLDERFQKLYTAEQQQGKLFTIFSCIAIFIACLGLFGLSAFTISQRVKEIGVRKVLGASIQQIVVELSKDFLKLVIIASVIALPVAWYAMNRWLLDFAFRIHIQWWVLAIAGITATLIALVTIGYQAIKAALANPTKSLRSE
- the mnmE gene encoding tRNA uridine-5-carboxymethylaminomethyl(34) synthesis GTPase MnmE, with translation MIQQEDTIVALATPNGAGAIGVIRLSGPDAITIAQKVWKGKDLTKQASHTLHFGRIVDGDMELDEVVASLFVAPRSYTRENVVEISCHGSNYIIESIIRLLIKNGARAAKAGEFTLRAFLNGQLDLSQAEAVADLIASNSKASQQVALQQLRGGFSNQLQQLRDQLVQFASLIELELDFAEEDVEFANRDQLKKLTHDITRIIGSLIQSFELGNAIKNGVNTVIAGRPNAGKSTLLNALLNEERAIVSHIPGTTRDTIEELLNIKGINFRLIDTAGIREATDAIEQIGVQRTMEKIRQSALLIYVYDAGEISLADLNADIESLQKPGITMLIVANKADLLNAEQISALPHTDKAIIISAKEKQHIDELKHKIYNAAVKEQLTGHETLVTNIRHLEALQKTEEALLRVLNGIDNVTSDFLSMDIKQALHYLGEITGAVTTDDLLENIFSKFCIGK